From one Chanodichthys erythropterus isolate Z2021 chromosome 3, ASM2448905v1, whole genome shotgun sequence genomic stretch:
- the LOC137010728 gene encoding uncharacterized protein, whose protein sequence is MRYKKQGPSGSSGAQKTGRQQWILNRLQFLEPHTKRKESTSNLMIMEPAADSDSCSPSDGTNSDTWTGTHEDPSFSDADLRSSTPLAESTICGTESTAMRKDHLQSSNIKPKPPGKRRKMQDESSSEESTNLMRTIGKTLEKLASQENTNDAISAYCKNLEHRMRNLPPHLLPHFQHEVDNCIFKYSVGHNHALDASSNQYTHL, encoded by the exons ATGCGTTATAAGAAACAAGGACCCTCAGGAAGTTCTGGAGCTCAGAAGactggcaggcagcaatggatcCTGAACCGCCTGCAGTTTCTAGAGCCTCACACAAAAAGGAAGGAGAGCACTTCAAATCTAATGATcatg GAACCTGCGGCTGATAGTGATTCCTGTTCACCCTCAGATGGTACCAACAGTGACACCTGGACTGGCACCCATGAAGACCCCAGCTTCAGTGATGCTGACCTACGGTCAAGTACACCCTTGGCTGAATCCACCATCTGTGGAACTGAGTCCACAGCCATGAGAAAGGACCATTTGCAAAGCTCCAACATAAAACCAAAGCCTCCAGGGAAGCGCAGGAAGATGCAAGACGAATCCTCCAGCGAGGAATCCACAAACTTGATGCGCACCATCGGCAAAACTCTGGAAAAGTTGGCATCACAGGAAAACACCAATGATGCCATCTCagcttactgcaaaaatcttgaaCACAGAATGCGGAATTTGCCACCACATCTACTGCCACATTTCCAGCATGAGGTTGAtaattgcattttcaaatattcagtGGGCCACAACCATGCACTGGATGCATCTTCCAATCAGTATAcacacttgtaa